GACGTCGTTGCCGCCGAGGAAGCTAAGCAGATTCGATTCGCGGGTCTTGATGACGTCGCGCAGGCGGGACGCCGAATAGGCACTGTTGCCGATGAATTCGATCGACCGCACACCGGTCTTCACGCCTTCATTGACCTCGAAGATCAGGTCGACGCGGTTATTCGGCTGCTCGATGATCTGCGGATTGACCCGCACGTCGTAGCGGCCGGAGCGGCGGTAGATTTCGGCGATGCGTAGGGCATCGGACTGCACCATCGGACGCGAGAAGGTGCCGCGCGGCTTGGACTGGACTTCGGCGGTGAGCTGCTCGTCCTTGACCTTCTTGTTGCCTTCGAAGGCAACGCGACCGATCACCGGGTTCTCGACCACGACCACGACGAGGCGCCCGCCCCGCTGATCGATATGGACGTCCTGGAACAGGCCGGTCTCGATCAGCGCCTTCAGGCCATCGTCGATCTGGGCCTGGCCCAGCCGACCGCCCGGTCCGGGATGGAAATAGGAGCGGATGGTTTCGAGTTCGACGCGACGGTTCCCCTCCACCGTGATCGAATCGACCGTCTGCGCAAGCGCAGGCGCAGAGACAGCAACGGCCGCCAAGGTGGCCACCGCTGGCGCGGCGAACATGACCAAGGCGGCGAACAGCCCCCCCCTCACTCGCATTCCAAACATCATGCGCAACGCGCCCTTATCTTTCGCAATGCCGGACCGTTCCCCAACGACCCGACAGATTCCCAACCTGCCGCTCAGCTTGTAGCCAACTTTGCCAAGAGGGCAAACTTACTACAGCAGAACATTTCCATTTTCATACCAAGACGTTGCCCATCGGCAACGCCACAGAAAAGCCCCGTTTCAGGACCCGGCGATTCTGAGGATGTCGTTGTACGTCGCAAACACCATCAACATCAGAACCAAACCCAGACCGATTCGGAAACCCACCTCCTGCGTCCGCTCCGAAAGCGGCCGCCCACGGAGCGCCTCTGCGCTGTAGAAAAGAAGGTGTCCGCCATCCAGAAGCGGGATCGGAAACAGGTTCAACAGACCGATCGAGACCGACAGGATGGCGCAAAGATTGACCACGAACTGGAACCCGGCGCTCGCGGCCTGGCCCGATAGCTTCGCGATTCCAATAACACCGCTCACTTCGGCCGGATTGCCGGTTCCGACGAAGAGCGACCCCAGGAACTTGAACGTGCTGGCAATAATGTACCAGACCTGCTCGACGCCGATCTTCAGGGCCTCAAAGACGCCGACCGGAGCGCTGGACGCTTCGCCGACCTGAGCCTTGTGCTCGATCCCGAGCACGCCGATCTTGTGAGCGTTGCCGAAGGGATCCTTGACCTCCTTCAGCGCCGGCGCCGCCTTGAGCGAGACGATCGCGCCGTCCCGCTTGACCTTGAAGCCAAGCTCTGAACCAGCGTTCGATGCTACGATCCGCTGCATGTCAGCGAAGCTCTGGATGGCGCTACCGTCGATATCCACGACGACGTCGCCAACCTTGAAGCCGGCATTCGCGGCAACGCTCTCGGCAACCAGACCGTCAACCCGGGCGATCGTGCTGGGCTTGCCGTAGTACAGCGCCATGCTCGCGAAAATCAGGGCGCCGAGAATGAAGTTTGCGATCGGTCCGGCTGCAACGATCGCGGTGCGCTTGCCGACAGATTTGTGGTGGAAGCTGCCTTCACGCTCTTCCGCCGTCATGGCGTTGAGCGTCTCCGTCGACGGCGTCGACGCCTCGCTGTCGTCACCGAAGAACTTGACGTAGCCGCCGAGCGGAATCGCCGAAATCTTCCAGCGCGTGCCGTGCCGGTCGTTGAATCCCGCAAGCTCCGGCCCAAAGCCCAGCGAGAAGGTCAGCACCTTCACGCCGGCCCAGCGTGCGACCAGGAAATGGCCGAGCTCGTGAAAGAAAACGACGATGGTGAGGACGAAGAGGAAGGGAACGATATAGCCGAGGAGCCCATGGCTCAACGCATTGATACTATGAAGAAAATACTCGGGCATCCGACTTCCCCTTGACAAGAGCGATCAAGCTCCGTCCCCAACCCTCTAGGTTGCCTTTAAGGCAATTTGAGGCAATAGGGCGGCAGCTTTATTTCGCGCGATATGGTCAACGGAAATAGCATCATCCGCCGAGTGCAGTGGTGGCTGATTCCCCGACCTGATCCAATCATTCATCGTTGCCTCGACCAGCCGGGCGATCGCGCCGAACTTGATCTTGCCGGCGATGAACGCTGCGACCGCGATCTCGTTCGCGGCATTGTAGACTGTCGTTGCGCCGTGCCCGAGCCGCAGCGCCTCGTAAGCCAGCCGCAGCCCGGGGAAGCGCTGGAAGTCCGGCGCCTCGAAGGTGAGCTGTCCGATCTTGGCCAGATCGAGCTTGGCTGACGGGCCGACCACGCGATCAGGCCAGCCGAGGCAATGCGCGATCGGGATCCGCATGTCGGGCGTGCCGAGTTGAGCCACCACCGAGCGATCCGAGAACTCGACCATGCCGTGAATGATCGATTGCGGGTGCACCAGCACGTCGATCTCGTCGGGCGCCAGGGCGAACAAGTACGACGCCTCGATCACCTCGAGGCCCTTGTTCATCATCGAGGCGGAATCGATCGTGATCTTCTGCCCCATGCTCCAGTTTGGATGCTTCAGGGCCTGCTCCAGCGTCGCCTGCTCGATGTCGGCGGGAGCCCAGGTGCGGAACGGCCCGCCGGACGCGGTGATGATGACCCGCGTCAGCTCCTCGCGATTGCCTGAAGCCAACGCCTGGAACAGCGCGTTGTGCTCGGAATCCGCCGGCAGGATGCAGGCGCCGGCCTTCTTGGCCCGCTCCATGAAGATGTCCCCGGCGCAGACCAGGCACTCCTTGTTGGCGAGCGCGACGGTGGCGCCGCGATCGACCGCGGCAAGCGCCGGCTTCAGTCCGGCCGCACCGCTGACCGCCGCCATCACCCAATCCGCCGGCCGAGCGGCCGCCTCGATGATGGCGCTCTCCCCGGCCCCGCATTCGATCCGGGTTCCAGCCAACGCGTCCTTGAGCTCGGAAAGCTTCGCCGGATCGGCAATCGCAGCGAACCGCGCGCCGAACTCCTTGGCGAGCTTGGCCAGCCCCTCGACGTTGCTGTTCGCGGTCAGCGCCTCGACCCGGTAACGGTCGCGCGCGCCACGCAACAGATCCATCGTGCTGTCGCCAATCGAGCCGGTGGCACCGAGGACGGTCACGGTCCGTGCGGCCGATGCCGCCACGGCCTTGTTGTTACGCAACGGAACTGCGCTCATCTCATCACCAAACCATAAGACCGCGTCCGACGCCATCGGCGCCACCACGGAGAAAGCCGAAAATCGCCGCCACAATGACGGCCGCAACAAATCCGTCCAGGCGGTCCAGCAGCCCGCCATGGCCGGGAATGATATGGCTCGAATCCTTCACCCCGAACCGGCGCTTCACCGCGGATTCGAAGAGATCGCCGAATTGCGACACCACCGATAGCACGGCTCCGAGCGCCAGTAGCGACCCAGCCGTGCCGATCTCGAAGGCGGCAAAGCAGGCCGCAACCAGCAGGCTCGCAACGAAGCCGCCGGCCGCGCCCGCCCACGTCTTCTTCGGGCTGACCCGCACCCAGAGCTTCGGCCCGCCGATGCCGCGGCCCGCGAAATAGCCGCCGATATCCGTGACCCACACGACCAGCAACACGAACATCAGCGCGGCGAAACCTTTCACCGGATCGAGCCGCAGCACGACCGATGCGATCTCGGCCGCTGCTGCATAAAGCAAACCCGCAATGGCCCAGCCGCGCCGTGCGCCCGAGGTCAACGCGACGGCGACCGCACCGACCACGAGCATGTCCAGGGCCGCATCGATGCGACCGGCCATCAGGCAAAGTCCGATAAGCAGCAGCGCGACGGCGCCCGGCATCACGACGCGGAGCTCGCGTCCGAACCCGGTGACCAGAAGCCATTCCGCGAACAATCCGATGGCCGCCAGCGTCACCAGCAGTGACCAGGCGACCCCTCCCAGATAGGCCAGCGCGATCGCAACCGGCGCCAGCACCAGCGCCGCAACCACGCGCATCACGAGGTTGCGCGAGGCCTGCTCGTTCGCTGCCGTGGACGGCTGCTCGCTTGCTGCCGCAGGCGCGGCTTCGCCTTCGGTCACGAGCCGGTTTTCGCGGCGAGGCCGCCGAACCGGCGCTCGCGTTTGCCGTATTCCGCAATCGCGCCTTCGAGCGCCGCCTTGTCGAAATCGGGCCAGTGTATCGGCACGAACACCAGCTCGCTATAGGCGGCCTGCCACATCAGGAAGTTCGACAGACGCTGTTCGCCACTGGTGCGGATGATCAGGTCAGGATCCGGAATGTCGGGTGCATCGAGATAATGCCCGAGCGTGTCGGCATCGATCGAGTTGGCGTCGCGCTTGCCTTCGGCGACCTCGCGCGCAAGGCGCCGTGCCGCTGCGGCGATCTCTGCCCGCGAACCGTAATTGAAGGCGACCACGAGGTTGAGCTTGTCGTTATTGCGCGTCAGCTCCTCGGCCTCGTTGAGCAGCGCGCAGATGTCGGGATCGAGCCCGTCGCGCTCGCCGATCACGCGTACCCGCACGCCGTCACGATGCAGCGTCGCCAAATCGTTGCGGATGAAGCGCCGCAGCAGACCGAACAGATCGCCGATCTCACTCGCCGGCCGCGACCAGTTTTCAGAGCTGAACGAAAAGATCGTGAGATAGACGATGCCGAGCTCGTTGGCCGCACGCACCACACGGCGCAACGCCTCGACGCCGCGGCGATGGCCCTCGACGCGCGGCAGGCCGCGCGACGCGGCCCAGCGCCCGTTGCCGTCCATGATGATCGCCACATGCAACGGACTGCCGGAGCGATCCGGTCCGTCAGTTGCTGGGGCGGCGGCGTTCGACATCGGCTGTTCCCGGATGCGTATCAGACCGTCAGGATTTCCTTTTCCTTGGCCGCAAGCAGTTGGTCGATTTCGACGATCATGCCGTCGGTCGCCTTCTGCACCTCGTTGGACAGGCGCTCCTGATCGTCCTCGGAGATCTCGTGATTCTTCTCGAGCTTCTTGATCACGTCGAGGCCGTCGCGACGCACATGGCGCACGGCGACCTTGGCCGCTTCGGCGTATTTGTGCGCGACCTTGACGAGTTCCTTGCGGCGCTCCTCGTTGAGCTCCGGAATCCGCAAGCGCAGCACCTGGCCTTCGGTCGCGGGCGACAGGCCGAGATTGGAATCCACGATCGCCTTTTCGACCGCCTTCACCATCGTCTTGTCCCAGACCTGCACCGAGAGCAGGCGCGGCTCGGGCACGCTGATGGTCGCAACCTGGTTGAGCGGCATATGCGAGCCGTAAGCCTCGACCTGGACCGGCTCCAGCATGGAGGCCGCGGCACGGCCGGTACGCAGGCCGCCGAGCTCGTGCTTGAGCGATTGTGTGGCGCCCTGCATGCGGCGCTTGACGTCGTTGATGTCAAAACCAGCTGCGGCCATGACGTTCTCCCTTCATTAGAAACCGGCTGTCGACGTCCTCGGGTCCAAAATCTGGACCCGGAGGCGCGGCAATCAGCCGGCGACGACCGTGCCGTGTCCGGACCCGCGCAGAATCGCACCGATCGAACCGGGCTCCGCGATCGAGAACACGATGATAGGCAGCGACGTCTCGCGGGCAAGCGCGAAAGCGGTCGCGTCCATGACCTTGTAGCCGCCCTCGATCGCCTGCGAATGGGTCAGGCGGTCGAAGCGCTTGGCTTTGGGGTCCTTCTTCGGATCGGCGTTATAG
The window above is part of the Bradyrhizobium sp. PSBB068 genome. Proteins encoded here:
- a CDS encoding phosphatidate cytidylyltransferase produces the protein MTEGEAAPAAASEQPSTAANEQASRNLVMRVVAALVLAPVAIALAYLGGVAWSLLVTLAAIGLFAEWLLVTGFGRELRVVMPGAVALLLIGLCLMAGRIDAALDMLVVGAVAVALTSGARRGWAIAGLLYAAAAEIASVVLRLDPVKGFAALMFVLLVVWVTDIGGYFAGRGIGGPKLWVRVSPKKTWAGAAGGFVASLLVAACFAAFEIGTAGSLLALGAVLSVVSQFGDLFESAVKRRFGVKDSSHIIPGHGGLLDRLDGFVAAVIVAAIFGFLRGGADGVGRGLMVW
- the frr gene encoding ribosome recycling factor, which codes for MAAAGFDINDVKRRMQGATQSLKHELGGLRTGRAAASMLEPVQVEAYGSHMPLNQVATISVPEPRLLSVQVWDKTMVKAVEKAIVDSNLGLSPATEGQVLRLRIPELNEERRKELVKVAHKYAEAAKVAVRHVRRDGLDVIKKLEKNHEISEDDQERLSNEVQKATDGMIVEIDQLLAAKEKEILTV
- a CDS encoding 1-deoxy-D-xylulose-5-phosphate reductoisomerase, which codes for MSAVPLRNNKAVAASAARTVTVLGATGSIGDSTMDLLRGARDRYRVEALTANSNVEGLAKLAKEFGARFAAIADPAKLSELKDALAGTRIECGAGESAIIEAAARPADWVMAAVSGAAGLKPALAAVDRGATVALANKECLVCAGDIFMERAKKAGACILPADSEHNALFQALASGNREELTRVIITASGGPFRTWAPADIEQATLEQALKHPNWSMGQKITIDSASMMNKGLEVIEASYLFALAPDEIDVLVHPQSIIHGMVEFSDRSVVAQLGTPDMRIPIAHCLGWPDRVVGPSAKLDLAKIGQLTFEAPDFQRFPGLRLAYEALRLGHGATTVYNAANEIAVAAFIAGKIKFGAIARLVEATMNDWIRSGNQPPLHSADDAISVDHIARNKAAALLPQIALKAT
- the rseP gene encoding RIP metalloprotease RseP — protein: MPEYFLHSINALSHGLLGYIVPFLFVLTIVVFFHELGHFLVARWAGVKVLTFSLGFGPELAGFNDRHGTRWKISAIPLGGYVKFFGDDSEASTPSTETLNAMTAEEREGSFHHKSVGKRTAIVAAGPIANFILGALIFASMALYYGKPSTIARVDGLVAESVAANAGFKVGDVVVDIDGSAIQSFADMQRIVASNAGSELGFKVKRDGAIVSLKAAPALKEVKDPFGNAHKIGVLGIEHKAQVGEASSAPVGVFEALKIGVEQVWYIIASTFKFLGSLFVGTGNPAEVSGVIGIAKLSGQAASAGFQFVVNLCAILSVSIGLLNLFPIPLLDGGHLLFYSAEALRGRPLSERTQEVGFRIGLGLVLMLMVFATYNDILRIAGS
- a CDS encoding isoprenyl transferase, with the translated sequence MSNAAAPATDGPDRSGSPLHVAIIMDGNGRWAASRGLPRVEGHRRGVEALRRVVRAANELGIVYLTIFSFSSENWSRPASEIGDLFGLLRRFIRNDLATLHRDGVRVRVIGERDGLDPDICALLNEAEELTRNNDKLNLVVAFNYGSRAEIAAAARRLAREVAEGKRDANSIDADTLGHYLDAPDIPDPDLIIRTSGEQRLSNFLMWQAAYSELVFVPIHWPDFDKAALEGAIAEYGKRERRFGGLAAKTGS